The following coding sequences are from one Triticum aestivum cultivar Chinese Spring chromosome 5A, IWGSC CS RefSeq v2.1, whole genome shotgun sequence window:
- the LOC780638 gene encoding MADS-box transcription factor 13, with protein sequence MGRGRIEIKRIENTTSRQVTFCKRRNGLLKKAYELSVLCDAEVALIVFSSRGRLYEYSNNSVKATIDRYKKAHACGSTSGVPLIEVNAQQYYQQEAARLRHQIQMLQSTNKHLVGDSVGNLSLKELKQLESRLEKGIAKIRARKNELLSSEINYMVKREIELQSDNIDLRTKIAEEEQRMQQVTIARPSAAPELNPFTALDMKCFFPANLFEAAVQAHAQAQAQAQAHAQASLQLNLGYQQLAPPGAGDVAHQF encoded by the exons ATGGGGAGGGGAAGGATTGAGATCAAGAGGATCGAGAACACGACTAGCCGGCAGGTGACCTTCTGCaagcgccggaacgggctcctcaAAAAGGCCTACGAGCTCTCCGTCCTGTGCGACGCTGAGGTGGCGCTCATCGTCTTCTCCAGCCGCGGCCGCCTCTACGAGTACTCCAACAACAG TGTCAAGGCTACAATTGACAGGTACAAGAAGGCACATGCTTGTGGCTCAACCTCTGGGGTACCTCTCATAGAAGTCAATGCTCAG CAATACTACCAGCAAGAAGCTGCAAGGCTGCGCCACCAGATCCAGATGCTGCAAAGCACTAACAA GCACTTGGTTGGTGATTCTGTTGGGAACCTGTCACTCAAGGAGCTGAAGCAACTCGAAAGCCGGCTTGAGAAAGGCATTGCGAAGATCAGGGCCAGGAAG AATGAGCTCCTATCTTCTGAGATCAACTACATGGTCAAAAGG GAGATAGAGCTTCAGAGTGACAACATTGATCTCAGAACCAAG ATTGCGGAGGAGGAGCAGCGGATGCAGCAGGTGACTATCGCCAGGCCCTCGGCGGCGCCGGAGCTGAACCCTTTCACCGCACTGGACATGAAGTGCTTCTTCCCTGCCAACCTCTTCGAGGCGGCGGTGCAAGCGCACGCGCAGGCacaggctcaggctcaggctcatgCTCAGGCCTCGCTTCAGCTGAACCTAGGCTACCAGCAGCTTGCTCCACCGGGCGCGGGCGATGTGGCTCATCAGTTCTAG